CCGAGGCCGCCCCTGTACGGAGGCGCAAGCGGTCCGAGTCCGCGGGCGCCGTTCCGTCGGAACCCGAACTGGATCGCGAGGCCGACCCGGAGTCCGTGGCTCGCGCCATCGTCCTGCGGCAGTTGAGCGCCGGACCGCGGACCCGTCACCAGCTCGCCACCAAGTTGAAGGACCGCGAGGTCCCCGAAGCGGCCGCACGGGCGGTGCTGGACCGATTCGAAGAACTCCGCCTCATCAACGACGCCGAGTTCGCCGAGCTCTGGGTCCGCAGCCGGGCTGAGCACCGGCACCTCGGTTCGTCCACTCTGCGACGCGAACTCCGCGAGAAGGGCGTGGCGGACGCTCTCATCGAGGTTGCCCTGGAGCAGCTCAGCGCCGCCGACGAGCGCGAATCGGCCCGCTACCTGGTGGCCAAGAAGCTGGCGCGCGTGGACCGGGCGTCGCTGGACCGCAAGGAGAAGGACAAACACACCCGCCGCCTCGTGGCCATGCTGGTGCGCAAGGGGCACTCACCGGGCGTGGCCTTCGGCATCGTCGCGGAGGAGCTGAACCGCGAGGACGACTCCTGGGAGTGAGCTCCGGCCCCTGAGCGGGAGCTCGTGAGGAGGTGCTCGCTCCAGTCCCGGTACCCTTGAAAGGTGAGTGTGAGCATTCCTTCTTCGACGTCCGCCGGCACTCCGGCCTCCGTTCCTGCCGCCGTCGGACTTGACGCGCCGGAGAACTCAGCCCCGCGGACCTATCAGGTCCGGACGTTCGGCTGCCAGATGAACGTCCACGACTCGGAGCGCATGTCGGGACTGCTGGAAGACGCGGGGCTGGTGCCCGCCACCGACGAGCTGGCCGACGTCATCGTCTTCAACACCTGTGCCGTCCGCGAGAACGCCGACAACAAGCTGTACGGTCACCTGGGCCAGTTGCGTCCCGTCAAGGAGAAGAACCCGGGGATGCAGATCGCCGTCGGGGGCTGCCT
The nucleotide sequence above comes from Arthrobacter woluwensis. Encoded proteins:
- a CDS encoding regulatory protein RecX yields the protein MERDPEGGSEAAPVRRRKRSESAGAVPSEPELDREADPESVARAIVLRQLSAGPRTRHQLATKLKDREVPEAAARAVLDRFEELRLINDAEFAELWVRSRAEHRHLGSSTLRRELREKGVADALIEVALEQLSAADERESARYLVAKKLARVDRASLDRKEKDKHTRRLVAMLVRKGHSPGVAFGIVAEELNREDDSWE